The sequence below is a genomic window from Oscillospiraceae bacterium.
AGGATAGTGCAGGTGCCGCAGGCCCCCTCGCTGCACCCGTCCTTGACGGAGGTCAGGTGCAGGTCGTCCCGCAGGTAGCGCAGCAGGGGCTTTTCCTCCTCGGTGGTGTACAGGTTACCGTTGATATTTAATGTATAGACATCAGACACGGGTATCCTTCCTTCCTTTTTGTTCCCGTAGGGCGGAGTGGGGCGCGGGGACAAGGGCTCTAACTTTTTTTCAGCATACAACAAAAAAAGTGTGATGTCAATGGATTTATAGGAAATGACAAAAAAACCTGGCCGTGGTATTGAAAATCATGTGAAAGCGCCCCCGGATCCCAGAATCCGGGGGCGCTTTGTCTACAGAATCAGCATGGAGATCAGCACGGTCACGATGCCGCACACCCCGATGGCCAGCCCGCTCATGGCCCCCTCGGTCTCGCCCAGCTCCAGGGCCCTGGCGGTGCCCACGGCGTGGGAGCAGGCCCCGATGGCCAGCCCGGCGGCCACCGGCTCCTTCACCCGGAAGAGCTTGATCAGCACGGGGGCCAGGATACTGCCGGTGATGCCGGTGAGGATGACGGCCACCACCGTGATGGAGGGCACGCCCCCGTGGCTGGAGGAGATGCCCACGGCGATGGGGGTGGTGACCGATTTGGGCAGCAGGGAGGCGGTCATGGCCGCGTCCAGCCCGAAGAGGCGGCAGAGCAGGAACACGCTGCCCATGGACACCGCCGACCCCACGCAGCAGCCCACCAGGATGGGCAGCCAGTGCCGCTTGAGCAGGGACAG
It includes:
- a CDS encoding LrgB family protein, with amino-acid sequence MSELFASPFFGIGLSVVAFWIGIRIQKKTGLVVCNPLIIAIALVVGVLLVLRIPYEDYNQGGSIINMFLAPATACLAVSVYTRLSLLKRHWLPILVGCCVGSAVSMGSVFLLCRLFGLDAAMTASLLPKSVTTPIAVGISSSHGGVPSITVVAVILTGITGSILAPVLIKLFRVKEPVAAGLAIGACSHAVGTARALELGETEGAMSGLAIGVCGIVTVLISMLIL